In the genome of Bacillota bacterium, the window GTTCCAGCGCCTCATTGAGGCTGGCGCCATGGACTCAGAAACCCAAGATACTATCGTCAGCCACATCAGTACCCTCAATCCCCTTGCCCTCAAACGTCACCTTGATTCCCTTCTTCAACTTGACCCAGACTCTCTCAAAAACTGTATAATTCACGACTATCCATCCATCTTGCCGGTAACATTCCTAACTGAGTGTTCCATCTCTCTTGGGTAACATTCTTAGATGGGTTGACACGGGGGTGGAAGGGTTTGGCCAGGGAGTACGGGTTTCTCTAGTCCCGCCGGGAGAAGGGACCTGTGGCATGGCCATACCTGGGAAAGAGTGCAGCCATGCTGGGCCTATCGTCCTCTTGCGAATAAGGTGCTGCTGCCCCAACCCTGCAGGCAGATTCTCTATGAGAGGTTCCGGCATCCCTCAGGGTCTTGGGCGGAAGATGTTGATGATGTCCTTGTAGGCGGCAGCCGCAGCGCCCCGGGGGTCTGAGCGGCCTCCCACAAGGCTTAGCGTGCCCATGGTATCGGTTTCCAGGGATACTGCCTTGTCCGCCCCGTTGACTGATGCCAGGAAGTGGTCACAAGGGAGTACCTGGGGCCCTACCTGCACCTTGATGCCTCCCACTCCTCTTACCGCAGACCCCACCAGCTTGACCCTCTTCCCCTGGGCCAGGGCATCCTGCACAAAGGCGGCATCCAGGCCGCCTATTCCCTCTACGGCGGCGGCGGAGAGACCAATGCCTGCACCCATGGCTATGTTCGCCAGGAGGACGGTTTTTGCCGCTGTGTCCCACCCCTCCAGGTCCCAGCGGGGATCAGGCTCAGCTATGCCCCTGTGGACGGTCTCCTGCAGTGCCAACGCCAGGGGAATGCCTTCCTCCATGCGTCCCAAGAGATAGTTGGTGGTGCCGTTCAAGATGCCATTTATGGACAGTAGGGTTGTCCCGGCAAGGCTTACCTCGGCTACGTCCAGGCAAGGAAGGGCGGCAGCCGTGGCGCCGCTGGCCTTGAGGTGCACCCTGGCGGACTGCGAGAGCCCCTGGAGCTCCTTGTAGGCGGTAAGTAGTGGGCCCTTGCTCAGCACAACTGCGTGGAGGCCCTGGTTCATGGCTGCCCGCAGGAGGTCGAGCCCTGGCTGTCCAGTCCAGATGTCACTGGATGTAGCGTCTACCAGGACGTGTGCCCTGGCCAGGAGAGCGGCCTTCACCAGGGAGGTTTCCCGGTGTCCCCCCCGGTAGGCGGTTAACGGCAGCGCCCGGCTGGCCACAAAGGCCAGGGTGCCCGGGTCAAGGTCCCCCCACAGGGTGGTGGATCTTGTGCCAGCGGCGCAGATCCTTATACGAAGACCGAAGTCGGTGACTGACTGTTCCTCCCTGGAGAAGGCCAGGGCCGCCAGGGCCCTCCCGACCCCACCAAAACCCGCCAGGGCGACTCGCACCTCCAAGGCTGGACCCCTCCCCAGTGTGTCAAGCTCACACAATCCAGGATTCCCCGTAAGGCGTCCAGTTCCCTGCCTCGTCATGAAACCGGGCGGGGTTAGACTGGCAGCCGCCGGAGCCTAGCCACCTGAAGCAGCAGAAGATAAGCCAGGCTTCACGCCGGGAGGCGAAGGAGGTGAAAGGTGCTGTGGGGTAACGTGCGCAAAGGGGAGGCCGGTTCTTCCGGGATGGCGTGCCAATAGTGGCTCTTCCATCATCGCCGTAACCTCCGCGAAGAAGTGACAGGTAACCCTGAGGAAGCATTTGGGAATAGGTTTCACGCTTACTGGTTTGGAGAAAAGGCCACCTGGCCTTGGAGATCTGGGGCGAACTCCCTGCACGCCCGGCCGAAAAAAGGCAATTGACAGGGGCCGATTCCCGAGTGTATCATGAGTCCAAACCCCATATGGCAGGACTCTTATCCAGAGCGGCGGAGGGACTGGCCCGATGAAGCCCGGCAACCGGTGGCTCATGCGCCACACGGTGCCAACTCCTGCAGAACTCCGGTTCTGAGAGATGAGAAACGATAGATGCCCCTCTCTCTCGGAGGGGTGTTTTCGTTCCTGAAGGGTAAACCTGGATGGATGAGGGGAAGCCTGCGAAGGGGCCGAAAGGGGAGAGAACCGGACCATGGGAGAGCGCTACAGGACCTACCAGGAGGTAAACGAGAGGATCAGGGAGAGAAAGGCAGTGGTGCTGACAGCGGAGGAGTACCTGTCCCTAGTGGACGAGAAGGGAGTGAGTGCCGCCGCGGAACGGGTGGATGTGGTGACCACTGGCACCTTTGCCCCCATGTGTTCTTCGGGGGCGTTTGTGAACTTTGGTCACAGTGATCCCCCCATCAAGATGACCCGGGTTTCCCTAAACGACGTTCCAGCCTACGCAGGCCTGGCGGCAGTGGACGCCTACATCGGCGCCACCGAGGTGTCCGAATCCAGGGGCCTGGAGTACGGTGGCGCCCACGTCATTGAGGACCTAGTGGCCCGGCGGCCCGTCCACCTCAAGGCCACAGCCTATGGTACCGACTGCTACCCCCGGCGGGAGTTCGAGGGAGACCTCTACCTTGACGACCTGAACCAGGCATTCCTGTTCAACCCCAGGAACTGTTACCAGAACTACGCAGCCGCAACCAACTCATCCAACAGGACCATCTACACCTACATGGGGATCTTGCTGCCACGCTGCGGCAACGTCACCTACTCGACCTCAGGACAGCTGAGTCCCCTGTTCAAGG includes:
- a CDS encoding homoserine dehydrogenase — protein: MRVALAGFGGVGRALAALAFSREEQSVTDFGLRIRICAAGTRSTTLWGDLDPGTLAFVASRALPLTAYRGGHRETSLVKAALLARAHVLVDATSSDIWTGQPGLDLLRAAMNQGLHAVVLSKGPLLTAYKELQGLSQSARVHLKASGATAAALPCLDVAEVSLAGTTLLSINGILNGTTNYLLGRMEEGIPLALALQETVHRGIAEPDPRWDLEGWDTAAKTVLLANIAMGAGIGLSAAAVEGIGGLDAAFVQDALAQGKRVKLVGSAVRGVGGIKVQVGPQVLPCDHFLASVNGADKAVSLETDTMGTLSLVGGRSDPRGAAAAAYKDIINIFRPRP
- a CDS encoding homocysteine biosynthesis protein; translation: MGERYRTYQEVNERIRERKAVVLTAEEYLSLVDEKGVSAAAERVDVVTTGTFAPMCSSGAFVNFGHSDPPIKMTRVSLNDVPAYAGLAAVDAYIGATEVSESRGLEYGGAHVIEDLVARRPVHLKATAYGTDCYPRREFEGDLYLDDLNQAFLFNPRNCYQNYAAATNSSNRTIYTYMGILLPRCGNVTYSTSGQLSPLFKDPLYRTVGIGTRVFLGGGQGYVAWEGTQHNPGQARDDAGVPLGPSGTLSLIGDLKGMNTGFLRACVFEAYGVSLFVGIGVAVPVLDSDLASSLAIRDHQIFTSVFDYSVPSRSRPALRRVSYAELRSGRVELEGKTVRTAPLSSYHKARQITGALKDWILQGRFFLSEPVANLPLEGTVKALDPKEVS